In Humulus lupulus chromosome 7, drHumLupu1.1, whole genome shotgun sequence, the following are encoded in one genomic region:
- the LOC133791317 gene encoding F-box/FBD/LRR-repeat protein At5g56420-like encodes MEEDRLSKLPDEVILHIVSFLPTKDVFRTCLLSKQWKLMWYSVPLSFSDAEEEEDIEKLYKYVDNYLKHRKTSKNFMVDSTITSFKLQMMSCYQIYKDTCIDKWLAFAVESKVKEISVCLNNCRLRNRLYGHYTYYVRYRLPKSIVNARDLTILKLNGLALDISCSMGFPALKTLSLKDVSNANHNKDDHTLFKLLSRCSSLEKLCLRSCSNLNLGVLCSQSLKCLKIRNVDLLSFEVEATNLETLIVDWLIFKNSFSACKTIRNLTLCFSCCDEDSSSSIKYQILSLLENWTLKQLSLKTPAALVKLGLPVRESDLKDVDFSFFRNIIY; translated from the coding sequence ATGGAGGAGGATAGACTTTCGAAACTACCTGATGAAGTCATCCTACACATTGTGTCGTTTCTACCCACTAAGGATGTCTTTCGGACATGCCTCCTATCAAAGCAGTGGAAACTCATGTGGTACTCtgtccctctctctttctctgatGCTGAGGAGGAGGAGGACATAGAAAAGTTGTACAAGTATGTTGACAATTATTTGAAACACCGCAAGACAAGTAAGAATTTTATGGTCGATTCAACCATAACTAGCTTTAAGCTTCAGATGATGAGTTGCTATCAAATATACAAAGATACTTGCATAGATAAATGGTTAGCTTTTGCAGTTGAGAGTAAAGTTAAGGAAATAAGTGTTTGCTTGAACAACTGTCGTCTTCGTAATAGGTTATATGGTCATTATACATACTACGTTCGTTACCGCTTACCAAAATCAATAGTCAACGCAAGAGATTTGACTATTTTGAAGTTGAATGGGTTAGCTTTGGATATTTCTTGTTCAATGGGATTTCCTGCACTGAAAACATTGTCGTTGAAAGATGTAAGCAATGCAAATCATAATAAGGATGATCATACACTATTTAAGCTTTTGTCTAGGTGCTCATCCCTTGAGAAATTGTGTCTAAGATCATGTTCTAACTTAAATCTTGGTGTGCTCTGTTCACAAAGTCTCAAGTGTCTGAAAATTAGAAATGTTGATCTATTATCTTTTGAAGTTGAAGCCACAAATCTTGAAACTTTGATAGTAGATTGGCTAATCTTTAAAAATTCCTTTTCTGCATGCAAGACAATCAGAAATCTGACACTATGTTTTAGTTGTTGTGATGAAGACTCGTCATCATCAATAAAGTATCAGATTCTTTCACTCCTCGAGAATTGGACTTTGAAGCAATTATCTCTAAAAACTCCTGCTGCACTAGTAAAGTTGGGGCTGCCAGTAAGAGAATCAGACTTGAAAGATGTGGATTTCTCTTTCTTTAGAAACATTATTTATTGA
- the LOC133791314 gene encoding uncharacterized protein LOC133791314, translating into MGSLYLNMFKGWCFSSNLMHHPNGRIVVAWNPQSYEVDIRGGSSQWMHFRLQGRNGRNFELTVVYALNDMKGREQLWLDLNHLAQEIRCPWIVMGDFNAVLSPSDRFPYRGNGSELIPFQSCVEFCRLVDVKFSGSYYTWNNKQGGNDRVYAKLDRVLANNSWLENFKEAEVIFFPEGLMDHCPFMVNFGTAPVTKRSFKFFNFWCNLDGFQRIVFNSWTREVKGTPMFCLVSKLKRLRMELKNLNRDGKADVFV; encoded by the coding sequence ATGGGGTCTTTATACCTCAACATGTTTAAGGGTTGGTGCTTTTCTTCAAATTTAATGCACCATCCTAATGGTAGAATTGTAGTGGCTTGGAATCCTCAGAGTTATGAGGTGGATATTAGAGGTGGCTCTAGTCAATGGATGCATTTTCGTTTGCAAGGCAGGAATGGAAGGAACTTTGAGTTAACAGTGGTCTATGCTCTTAATGATATGAAGGGTCGGGAGCAGTTATGGCTTGACTTAAATCATTTGGCTCAAGAGATCAGATGTCCTTGGATTGTCATGGGTGATTTCAATGCTGTTCTATCCCCATCTGATAGGTTCCCTTATAGAGGTAACGGTTCAGAACTAATACCCTTTCAAAGCTGTGTGGAGTTTTGTCGATTGGTTGATGTGAAGTTTTCGGGCTCGTACTACACTTGGAATAATAAACAAGGAGGGAACGACCGAGTTTATGCTAAGCTTGACAGAGTGTTAGCTAATAATAGCTGGTTGGAGAATTTTAAGGAAGCTGAAGTGATTTTTTTCCCTGAAGGACTCATGGATCATTGTCCTTTTATGGTGAACTTTGGTACTGCTCCTGTGACTAAAAGAtcctttaaattttttaatttctgGTGTAATCTTGATGGTTTTCAGAGGATAGTGTTTAATAGCTGGACTAGAGAGGTTAAAGGGACCCCAATGTTTTGCCTAGTCTCTAAGCTTAAAAGGCTGAGAATGGAACTGAAAAACCTTAATAGAGATGGGAAAGCTGATGTGTTTGTTTAG
- the LOC133791315 gene encoding uncharacterized protein LOC133791315 — protein sequence MAKIVGSIGKYVKQDRATLAREKLQYARVLIEVSFTKELPNQIKFEDENGEYVYVEVHYEWKPDVCMHCRGIGHRQELCKKKGPQGASSKIWQEKKKEDLNSDLRQSGKLVIPDKGDPVITSGVVQQNRGQQGIMAKNKGITESNSFSLLGQFSDTEVQAGVVLQEMRSNMNGGGEPPFTNG from the coding sequence ATGGCTAAGATAGTGGGCTCTATTGGGAAATATGTGAAGCAAGACAGAGCAACCTTGGCCAGGGAGAAGTTGCAATATGCTAGGGTCTTGATTGAAGTCAGTTTTACAAAAGAGCTCCCTAACCAGATCAAATTTGAGGATGAAAATGGGGAATACGTTTATGTGGAAGTGCATTATGAATGGAAACCtgatgtttgtatgcattgtagAGGGATAGGGCATCGACAGGAATTGTGTAAAAAGAAAGGTCCCCAGGGTGCTTCATCAAAAATCTGGCaggaaaagaagaaggaagatcTAAATTCAGATTTGAGGCAGAGTGGCAAGTTGGTGATACCGGATAAGGGTGATCCTGTGATAACTTCAGGGGTAGTGCAGCAGAACAGAGGACAGCAGGGCATAATGGCTAAGAATAAGGGGATAACAGAGAGCAACTCCTTCTCGTTGCTTGGTCAATTTTCAGATACTGAAGTTCAGGCTGGGGTAGTGTTACAGGAAATGAGGTCCAATATGAATGGAGGGGGAGAACCTCCATTCACAAATGGATAG